A region from the Candidatus Magasanikbacteria bacterium genome encodes:
- a CDS encoding PLP-dependent lyase/thiolase: MQTPQKSYPNLASSIGVPMLYLKREDMHEYKSHKGRSIPKMIESYIKTGITEFVVSSSGNAGLTAMLFVKKHNKTAQKAVKLAVFVGKKISEGKLKPLNKLTDENIEIKQVERPKQQAFLEGKKENIAYLRQSTDETALEGYKSLAEELDEIENLEAIFVPTSSGTTAEALGKHFESLKQNPQIHIVQTESCNPIASEFMKWDKIDVEDSIAGAIVDNVAHRKDIVTEIVKNSKGSGWIVTNNEIKSAINITVEDTEIEISPNSALSVAGLIKARESGWSWNGAIVCLITGK, from the coding sequence ATGCAAACACCACAAAAATCATACCCAAATTTGGCAAGTAGTATCGGCGTACCAATGCTTTATTTGAAAAGAGAAGACATGCATGAGTACAAATCTCACAAAGGTAGGTCTATTCCAAAAATGATTGAAAGCTATATAAAGACAGGCATTACTGAATTTGTAGTATCCTCCTCTGGAAATGCAGGACTAACTGCTATGCTATTTGTAAAAAAACACAACAAAACAGCTCAAAAAGCTGTAAAATTAGCGGTTTTTGTGGGTAAAAAGATAAGTGAAGGCAAATTAAAACCTTTAAATAAGCTTACAGACGAAAATATAGAGATAAAACAAGTAGAAAGACCAAAACAACAGGCTTTTTTGGAGGGAAAAAAAGAAAATATCGCTTATTTAAGACAATCTACAGATGAAACTGCTTTGGAAGGATATAAGAGTTTAGCAGAAGAATTAGATGAAATAGAGAATTTGGAGGCTATTTTTGTACCAACTTCTTCTGGAACTACAGCAGAAGCTTTGGGAAAGCACTTTGAGAGTTTAAAACAAAATCCACAAATTCATATAGTACAGACAGAAAGTTGCAATCCAATTGCTAGTGAATTTATGAAATGGGATAAAATAGATGTAGAGGATTCAATAGCTGGAGCAATTGTGGATAATGTAGCGCACAGAAAAGATATAGTTACAGAAATTGTAAAAAACTCAAAAGGAAGTGGCTGGATAGTCACAAATAATGAAATAAAAAGCGCAATAAATATAACAGTAGAAGACACAGAAATAGAGATTTCACCAAACAGCGCACTTTCTGTGGCTGGACTTATCAAAGCTCGCGAATCTGGCTGGAGTTGGAATGGGGCAATTGTTTGTTTGATTACTGGAAAATGA